A portion of the Candidatus Cloacimonadota bacterium genome contains these proteins:
- a CDS encoding type II toxin-antitoxin system RelE/ParE family toxin translates to MKRFWKSMTYKIKWDKRAYKELKGLETNDAIKILNNLHKLPENPYSPGNELKGKFKNKFKLRIGDFGLIYWIEEKEKNVWIIAIGNRKDVYK, encoded by the coding sequence ATGAAAAGGTTCTGGAAGAGTATGACATATAAGATCAAATGGGATAAAAGAGCTTATAAAGAATTGAAAGGATTAGAAACCAATGATGCGATCAAGATCTTGAATAACCTTCATAAATTACCAGAAAATCCATATAGCCCGGGTAATGAACTGAAAGGAAAATTCAAAAATAAATTCAAACTCAGGATTGGAGATTTCGGACTCATATACTGGATCGAAGAAAAAGAAAAAAATGTCTGGATAATTGCTATTGGTAATCGGAAGGATGTTTATAAGTAG